The following proteins come from a genomic window of Aequorivita marisscotiae:
- a CDS encoding BamA/TamA family outer membrane protein, with protein MLNKKNIISICFSAIFLVLQSCAVKKFIPEGERLYTGAKVEIEADSVIANKQSLAAVLEQALRPKPNKKFLGMRPGLHFYYKMQQEKPGFINRFFYKKIGEEPVYQSDVEPYEVEDILRNRMENRGFFYSEVSSEFKEQEKEAAAIYTVKAPTPYTIASYQLDSLPQPINSQIEQSVSETKLTKGMRFDLSNMKLERERIDRDLKQNGYFNFNPGFLIFEADTNQYDRKRFDLFLRLKKNVPQKAIVPYKISKINVYANYDVQDSTVTDITEFNGRYYVNSAAHFKPKYLDPFITLEAGKLYSPEDSRNTARRLSTIGAYKFVNIQYKEKDSLLTDSLGVLEANIFLSPLNKRALRAQLQAVTKSNNFAGPGLALTYSNRNIFKGGETLNTTASVGYEVQVGSGSNSGNTSVDLGLKQELIFPRVIFPIKINTDFFKYSIPKTKASLSVDYLSRTKLYALLSGTAQFGYLWQANKFVSHEIIPISVNYTKPSNTTPEFEAILDENPFLKRSFDQQFISGLNYSFTYNEMIDASKTNQIFVNTTLDVAGNSVSLFGKDNDTGTKEFLGLEYAQYAKIDLDFRYHFKFGKDQLIAARLFGGYGYAYGNSEIVPYVKQYYSGGPYSVRAFRIRSLGPGTYNNEANPNSNYFDQTGNIRLEANIEYRFPLFSFFKGAIFADAGNIWNSIANPTYGGKDKFTSNFINELGMGAGVGLRVDVQGFVLRFDFAAPFHDPSLMEGKRFNFNVKETVFNFGIGYPF; from the coding sequence ATGCTGAATAAAAAAAATATAATATCCATTTGTTTTTCTGCGATTTTTCTCGTGTTACAATCCTGCGCCGTAAAGAAATTTATTCCGGAAGGAGAACGACTTTACACAGGTGCCAAAGTAGAAATTGAAGCAGATTCAGTAATTGCAAACAAACAAAGTTTAGCAGCGGTATTGGAACAAGCATTGCGACCCAAACCGAATAAAAAGTTTTTGGGAATGCGACCGGGGCTTCATTTTTATTACAAAATGCAACAAGAAAAGCCAGGATTTATAAATCGGTTTTTTTATAAAAAAATAGGAGAGGAGCCGGTTTACCAAAGCGATGTAGAACCTTATGAAGTTGAAGATATATTGCGCAACCGAATGGAGAATAGAGGTTTTTTCTACAGTGAGGTAAGTTCAGAATTTAAGGAACAGGAAAAAGAGGCTGCTGCAATTTATACGGTAAAAGCACCGACCCCATACACCATTGCAAGTTATCAATTAGATTCGTTACCACAACCCATAAATTCACAAATAGAGCAAAGTGTTTCCGAAACAAAACTTACAAAAGGAATGCGTTTTGACCTTTCTAATATGAAACTTGAACGGGAGCGTATAGATCGAGATTTAAAGCAAAATGGCTATTTCAATTTTAACCCTGGCTTTTTAATTTTTGAGGCAGACACCAATCAGTACGATAGAAAACGTTTCGATTTATTTCTACGACTAAAGAAGAATGTACCACAAAAAGCAATTGTTCCCTATAAAATTTCAAAGATAAACGTTTACGCAAATTACGATGTGCAGGACAGTACCGTAACAGATATCACGGAGTTTAACGGTCGTTATTATGTTAACAGCGCAGCGCATTTTAAGCCAAAATATCTGGATCCGTTTATTACTTTGGAAGCGGGAAAGTTATACAGTCCCGAGGATTCAAGAAATACTGCCCGACGGCTTTCAACGATTGGGGCATACAAATTTGTTAACATTCAATATAAAGAAAAAGACTCACTACTTACTGATAGTTTGGGAGTTTTGGAAGCCAATATATTTCTATCTCCACTAAATAAACGCGCGTTGCGGGCGCAATTACAAGCCGTTACAAAATCTAATAATTTTGCTGGTCCTGGATTGGCACTAACCTATAGCAACAGAAATATTTTTAAAGGAGGGGAAACTTTAAATACCACTGCCAGCGTTGGATACGAGGTGCAAGTAGGCAGCGGCAGCAATAGTGGAAATACTAGTGTTGATTTGGGTTTAAAACAAGAATTAATTTTTCCCCGTGTAATATTTCCCATAAAAATTAATACCGACTTTTTTAAATATTCAATCCCTAAAACCAAAGCAAGTTTAAGCGTAGATTATTTAAGTAGAACAAAACTATACGCCCTGCTTTCAGGAACCGCTCAATTTGGATATCTCTGGCAGGCCAATAAGTTTGTAAGTCATGAGATAATTCCTATTTCAGTAAATTATACAAAGCCTTCCAATACCACCCCCGAATTTGAAGCAATTTTAGACGAAAATCCGTTTTTAAAACGAAGTTTTGACCAACAATTTATTTCGGGCCTAAATTATTCATTCACTTATAATGAAATGATTGATGCTTCAAAAACCAATCAAATATTTGTAAATACTACCCTGGATGTGGCGGGAAATAGCGTTAGCCTTTTCGGAAAAGATAATGATACGGGCACAAAGGAGTTTTTAGGACTTGAATATGCCCAATATGCAAAGATAGATTTAGATTTTCGGTATCATTTTAAATTTGGAAAGGATCAGCTAATTGCCGCAAGATTATTTGGAGGTTATGGATATGCCTATGGAAATTCTGAAATTGTGCCCTACGTAAAACAATATTATTCTGGTGGCCCCTACAGTGTTCGTGCGTTTCGGATTCGTTCTTTGGGACCGGGAACGTATAACAACGAAGCCAATCCAAATTCCAATTATTTCGACCAGACTGGTAACATACGCTTGGAGGCCAATATTGAATATCGGTTTCCGTTATTTTCATTCTTTAAGGGCGCCATTTTTGCAGATGCCGGAAATATCTGGAATTCAATAGCGAATCCCACCTACGGCGGAAAAGACAAATTTACTTCCAATTTCATAAACGAATTGGGAATGGGCGCGGGCGTTGGGCTGCGTGTAGATGTGCAGGGTTTTGTACTTCGGTTTGATTTTGCAGCTCCCTTTCACGATCCATCGCTAATGGAGGGTAAACGCTTCAATTTTAATGTAAAGGAAACAGTATTTAATTTTGGAATTGGATATCCATTTTAA